From a region of the Drosophila ananassae strain 14024-0371.13 chromosome XL, ASM1763931v2, whole genome shotgun sequence genome:
- the LOC6503123 gene encoding pyridoxal phosphate phosphatase PHOSPHO2 — translation MSSNASSAAVAAAVASCRLEKQQRRRLAAFDFDHTIVSQNTDTVVRDLLPTEVTSARAHELVENDCWTEYMAEVFRLLHEQQVPEARIRDTIRGIPEVPGFVRLIKHLAKRMNFDLIIISDSNSVFIDEWLRAHNLSDCFLAIFTNPAEFDETGRLQVRAHHQQTDCKLSASNLCKGRVLEHFVIEQDLRRSIRYDHVFYVGDGNNDICPVLRQRACDFACARQGFAMEKHLLRNRSKLKLRAHLLIWKSGFDLMDQMLALPQLQTAPANQVELETPEGQAELARRASAIAGQAKSPT, via the coding sequence ATGTCCTCGAACGCGTCCTCGGCTGCTGTGGCTGCGGCCGTGGCCAGCTGCAGGCTGGAGAAGCAGCAGCGCCGTCGCCTGGCGGCCTTCGATTTCGACCACACGATCGTCTCACAGAATACGGACACTGTTGTACGGGATTTGCTGCCCACGGAGGTTACCAGTGCCCGGGCTCACGAACTGGTGGAGAACGACTGCTGGACCGAGTACATGGCGGAGGTGTTCCGCCTATTACATGAGCAACAGGTGCCCGAGGCCCGCATCCGCGACACAATCCGCGGCATCCCCGAGGTGCCTGGCTTCGTGCGGCTCATCAAGCACTTGGCCAAGCGTATGAACTTCGATCTGATCATCATCAGTGACTCGAACAGTGTTTTCATCGATGAGTGGCTGCGGGCACACAATCTGTCCGACTGTTTCCTGGCCATTTTCACCAATCCGGCCGAATTCGATGAAACCGGGAGGCTGCAGGTTCGTGCCCATCACCAGCAGACGGACTGCAAGCTGAGCGCCAGCAACTTGTGCAAGGGGCGCGTACTGGAGCACTTTGTTATCGAACAGGATCTGCGACGCAGTATCCGGTACGATCATGTATTTTATGTGGGCGATGGCAACAACGACATCTGCCCAGTGCTCCGTCAGCGGGCTTGCGATTttgcttgcgcccggcagggcTTCGCCATGGAGAAGCACCTGCTGCGCAATCGCAGCAAGTTGAAGCTGCGTGCCCATTTGTTGATCTGGAAGAGCGGGTTCGACCTAATGGACCAGATGCTGGCCTTGCCGCAATTGCAAACAGCACCGGCCAATCAGGTCGAGCTGGAGACTCCGGAGGGCCAGGCGGAGCTGGCTAGGCGAGCATCGGCCATCGCCGGACAAGCCAAGTCGCCCACTTAA
- the LOC6502986 gene encoding CCR4-NOT transcription complex subunit 9 isoform X1: MSAQPSPLMNPQQQQQQQQQQQQSEQEKVIEGLGLGMVSCKYRPITGSFFIPAQVYQWINELAHPDTRETALLELSKKRETDLAPMLWNSFGTTCALLQEILNIYPSITPPTLTAHQSNRVCNALALLQCVASHPETRTAFLQAQIPLYLYPFLSTTSKTRPFEYLRLTSLGVIGALVKTDEQEVITFLLTTEIVPLCLSIMDSGSELSKTVATFIIQKILLDESGLSYICQTYERFSHVAITLGKMVIQLSKDPCARLLKHVVRCYLRLSDNTRARKALGQCLPDQLRDGTFALCLQDDKSTKQWLQMLLKNLELGATPQQIGMAPLGS; encoded by the exons ATGAGTGCTCAGCCGAGTCCGCTTATGAAtccccaacaacaacagcaacaacagcagcagcaacagcaaagcGAGCAAGAAAAGGTAATAGAGGGACTTGGTCTTGGCATGGTGTCTTGCAAGTACCGACCAATAACTGGATCCTTCTTCATTCCGGCCCAGGTGTACCAATGGATAAACGAGTTGGCCCATCCCGACACTCGTGAGACGGCCCTGCTGGAACTGAGCAAGAAGCGGGAAACCGATCTGGCTCCCATGCTGTGGAACAGCTTCGGCACAACCTGTGCCCTTTTGCAGGAGATCCTCAACATATACCCATCGATTACGCCGCCGACTCTGACTGCCCACCAGTCGAACCGCGTTTGCAATGCTCTGGCATTGCTGCAGTGCGTCGCCTCCCACCCGGAGACTCGCACGGCCTTCCTACAGGCCCAAATACCGCTCTACCTATACCCGTTCCTTTCGACTACCTCGAAGACCAGGCCCTTTGAGTATTTGCGCCTCACCAGCCTGGGCGTCATTGGAGCTTTGGTTAAG ACCGACGAGCAGGAGGTCATTACTTTCTTGCTAACCACGGAGATAGTGCCTTTGTGCCTCAGCATCATGGACAGTGGTTCGGAACTAAGCAAGACTGTGGCCACTTTTATTATCCAGAAGATACTCCTTGACGAATCGGGTCTGTCGTACATCTGCCAGACCTACGAGCGCTTCTCTCACGTGGCCATCACCTTG GGCAAGATGGTTATTCAGCTGTCCAAGGATCCGTGCGCTCGCCTGCTCAAGCACGTCGTGCGCTGCTATCTGCGCCTCTCGGACAATACTCG TGCCCGGAAGGCGCTCGGACAGTGTTTGCCCGATCAACTGCGGGACGGTACCTTTGCGCTGTGCCTGCAGGACGACAAGTCCACCAAACAGTGGCTACAGATGCTACTCAAGAACCTGGAACTGGGAGCCACTCCGCAGCAGATAGGCATGGCTCCGCTGGGTTCATAG
- the LOC6502986 gene encoding CCR4-NOT transcription complex subunit 9 isoform X2, translating to MSAQPSPLMNPQQQQQQQQQQQQSEQEKVYQWINELAHPDTRETALLELSKKRETDLAPMLWNSFGTTCALLQEILNIYPSITPPTLTAHQSNRVCNALALLQCVASHPETRTAFLQAQIPLYLYPFLSTTSKTRPFEYLRLTSLGVIGALVKTDEQEVITFLLTTEIVPLCLSIMDSGSELSKTVATFIIQKILLDESGLSYICQTYERFSHVAITLGKMVIQLSKDPCARLLKHVVRCYLRLSDNTRARKALGQCLPDQLRDGTFALCLQDDKSTKQWLQMLLKNLELGATPQQIGMAPLGS from the exons ATGAGTGCTCAGCCGAGTCCGCTTATGAAtccccaacaacaacagcaacaacagcagcagcaacagcaaagcGAGCAAGAAAAG GTGTACCAATGGATAAACGAGTTGGCCCATCCCGACACTCGTGAGACGGCCCTGCTGGAACTGAGCAAGAAGCGGGAAACCGATCTGGCTCCCATGCTGTGGAACAGCTTCGGCACAACCTGTGCCCTTTTGCAGGAGATCCTCAACATATACCCATCGATTACGCCGCCGACTCTGACTGCCCACCAGTCGAACCGCGTTTGCAATGCTCTGGCATTGCTGCAGTGCGTCGCCTCCCACCCGGAGACTCGCACGGCCTTCCTACAGGCCCAAATACCGCTCTACCTATACCCGTTCCTTTCGACTACCTCGAAGACCAGGCCCTTTGAGTATTTGCGCCTCACCAGCCTGGGCGTCATTGGAGCTTTGGTTAAG ACCGACGAGCAGGAGGTCATTACTTTCTTGCTAACCACGGAGATAGTGCCTTTGTGCCTCAGCATCATGGACAGTGGTTCGGAACTAAGCAAGACTGTGGCCACTTTTATTATCCAGAAGATACTCCTTGACGAATCGGGTCTGTCGTACATCTGCCAGACCTACGAGCGCTTCTCTCACGTGGCCATCACCTTG GGCAAGATGGTTATTCAGCTGTCCAAGGATCCGTGCGCTCGCCTGCTCAAGCACGTCGTGCGCTGCTATCTGCGCCTCTCGGACAATACTCG TGCCCGGAAGGCGCTCGGACAGTGTTTGCCCGATCAACTGCGGGACGGTACCTTTGCGCTGTGCCTGCAGGACGACAAGTCCACCAAACAGTGGCTACAGATGCTACTCAAGAACCTGGAACTGGGAGCCACTCCGCAGCAGATAGGCATGGCTCCGCTGGGTTCATAG